The following are encoded together in the Salvia hispanica cultivar TCC Black 2014 chromosome 6, UniMelb_Shisp_WGS_1.0, whole genome shotgun sequence genome:
- the LOC125196879 gene encoding cytosolic sulfotransferase 15-like produces the protein MGITKTIENQPNTPSSDEVSQECRELLTTLPKERGWRTSNIYLYQNFWCQPKEIDAIISMQKHYIAEDTDIIVSTIPKSGTTWLKALCFAIANRCLYAHDSTTHPLLTSNPHVLVPFLEYKLFANQEIPDMSRLPRPRLVGTHVPLGALPESVMESQCKIVYMVRNPFDTFVSIWHFMSKLRPDSFGPLSIQEGFDMYCRGTIGFGPYWDHMLGYWHESLRNPNKVLFLRYEDVKEDAGFQLRKLADFLGFPFSAQEEEEGVVEGIAKMCSFEQMKELEVNKKGKGAIVDFENKNLFRKGVVGDWVNHFTPEMVERLSKIMDHNLAGSGLSFKI, from the coding sequence ATGGGCATCACCAAAACCATAGAAAACCAACCCAACACACCATCATCAGATGAAGTAAGCCAAGAATGCAGAGAATTGCTCACCACACTCCCAAAAGAGAGAGGGTGGAGAACTTCAAATATCTATCTATACCAAAACTTTTGGTGCCAACCAAAAGAAATTGATGCCATAATCTCCATGCAAAAGCACTATATAGCAGAAGACACAGATATCATAGTCTCCACCATCCCCAAGTCCGGCACCACGTGGCTCAAAGCGCTGTGCTTCGCAATCGCCAATAGGTGCCTCTACGCCCACGACTCGACCACCCACCCCTTGCTCACTTCCAACCCCCATGTGCTGGTCCCTTTCCTCGAGTATAAACTATTTGCAAACCAGGAGATCCCTGACATGTCGCGTCTGCCAAGGCCCCGCCTCGTGGGGACCCATGTCCCACTAGGGGCCTTGCCAGAGTCTGTCATGGAATCCCAGTGCAAGATTGTATACATGGTGAGGAACCCGTTTGACACATTTGTTTCCATATGGCACTTTATGAGTAAGTTGAGGCCCGACTCCTTTGGCCCGTTGTCGATCCAAGAGGGTTTCGACATGTATTGTCGGGGAACCATAGGGTTCGGCCCGTACTGGGACCACATGTTAGGGTATTGGCATGAGAGCCTAAGAAACCCTAACAAGGTTTTGTTCTTGAGGTATGAGGATGTGAAAGAAGACGCGGGCTTCCAACTGAGGAAGCTCGCGGATTTCTTAGGGTTTCCTTTTAGTGCtcaggaagaggaagaggggGTTGTGGAGGGAATAGCAAAGATGTGTAGCTTTGAGCAGATGAAGGAGTTGGAAGTGAACAAGAAAGGGAAGGGTGCCATTGTTGATTTTGAGAACAAGAATTTGTTTAGGAAAGGTGTGGTGGGAGATTGGGTGAACCATTTCACACCAGAAATGGTGGAGAGATTGAGCAAGATCATGGACCATAACCTAGCTGGTTCTGGTCTGTCCTTCAAGATTTGA
- the LOC125192293 gene encoding uncharacterized protein LOC125192293 isoform X2, which produces MGRLAGFRPPQFSEEDTWLPVWLQQCNEEGFDAETMEEDYITFEKRVEEFRDFNSGDSLRDKGGCDIGQLFISGTDSSPFSCAHSANDVEHFCLCLSSDSDSENAVLSYDACETERNYPVVAQPIGTLEVRKDANLSTYPDAGAVNCTLMEESERDDKKIELLKFNDNVHFSEAASDAVELCIAASEALVINELINSDSLEKSSSASAILEASLKLKQARLEVWESTFAHSFSMTSDMDNLSDLDDVTMEIVYEDAGIHFSELPGNELSVSRVKDTLESEHNDEVEHKNTSASVCENSGNYNFDNGIQLKKAFAAVYSGSDAQEMVNCSLSCDVGTDAGHCNDFSRAVKFQENCIPSVSAEEVNTLTPESNPNKSYVSSSPIMRLRDRENDYCIPNIVQQRFQSRWLGGWSSNNEVKCATKKCSIPKPFVAQTSFLSESAYTAPDVNSFVQNHDVGSSSASLVDPLCSAVPSSIPENLCSLPNLNYGDPVVPITIEPKKDNVLHTPYIYNMPAEEENIARQTADNDVSEDKVSRRSASLRDYSVSLPSHTILSGKDSLQKCSFLIEVKAGADLQILSKENTAQSLSPVFGHRTESHFQDSIYCRQNFVEETQLESLVKHFPCDKLQPKLLQCENQSTQKQPTRKRVHFSEKETNIPDNKKVRKLQTASKPCYSTKAAKRLTRPSAHLESRAQQMDRYLRVNLDKKKKRLIFQHMEFLLTGFSQQKEKEIDGLIRKYGGIVLSQIPSANAKGKRSSRSKSRALPVVLCLKKIQSFKFLYGCAVNAYVLRVNWLIDSIAAGFVVQPNRYMILPMNISRNDQVYTAVKYNTHSLVFNNLGVMLHGKTKYFTNITTILKHGGGQIFKTLQGLIQTLETGKISMAVLVAEEESCASRHLRQCAMDQNIHVTSVYWIIKCLFAGQLIPLEEKGNSRHSPAIQLQRHLEPLELSQEI; this is translated from the exons ATGGGAAGATTAGCTGGTTTTCGCCCTCCACAATTCTCCGAG GAGGATACGTGGTTGCCTGTCTGGCTTCAGCAATGCAATGAGGAAGGGTTCGATGCCGAGACCATGGAGGAAGATTACATAACATTTGAGAAGCGGGTTGAG GAATTTAGAGACTTTAACAGTGGAGATTCGTTGAGGGACAAAGGTGGATGTGATATTGGTCAATTATTTATCTCTGGAACTGATAGTTCTCCCTTCAGTTGTGCTCACTCTGCTAATGAT GTAGAACACTTTTGTCTTTGTCTGTCATCAGATAGTGATTCAGAAAATGCAGTTCTAAGTTATGATGCATGTGAAACAGAGCGTAATTATCCTGTTGTGGCTCAACCTATTGGAACTTTAGAAGTTCGGAAGGATGCTAATTTAAGTACATATCCGGATGCTGGTGCAGTAAATTGCACTCTAATGGAAGAGTCGGAGAGGGATGATAAAAAGATCGAACTGCTGAAGTTTAATGACAATGTACATTTCTCTGAAGCTGCATCTGATGCCGTAGAGCTTTGTATTGCAGCATCTGAAGCACTGGTCATTAATGAATTAATCAACAGTGATTCACTTGAAAAATCTTCCTCAGCTTCAGCTATACTTGAAGCTTCCCTTAAGCTAAAGCAAGCACGGTTGGAAGTTTGGGAAAGCACCTTTGCTCACTCATTTTCCATGACAAGTGACATGGATAATTTATCTGACTTGGATGATGTAACTATGGAAATTGTGTATGAAGATGCTGGTATTCACTTCAGTGAGTTGCCTGGAAATGAGTTAAGTGTATCTCGAGTTAAGGATACTTTGGAATCTGAGCATAATGATGAAGTTGAACACAAGAATACTAGTGCTTCTGTTTGTGAAAATTCAGGTAACTATAATTTTGACAATGGCATACAATTGAAAAAGGCTTTTGCTGCCGTATATAGTGGCAGTGATGCACAAGAGATGGTAAATTGTAGTCTATCTTGTGATGTGGGCACTGATGCTGGTCACTGCAATGATTTCTCGAGGGCTGTTAAATTTCAGGAAAACTGCATTCCTTCAGTTTCAGCAGAG GAAGTCAATACACTCACACCAGAAAGCAATCCAAATAAAAGTTATGTGAGCTCTTCTCCTATTATGAGGCTTCGAGATAGGG AAAACGATTATTGTATACCAAACATTGTTCAACAAAGGTTCCAGAGCCGTTGGCTTGGTGGATGGTCAAGCAAT AATGAAGTGAAGTGTGCAACTAAGAAATGCAGCATTCCAAAACCTTTTGTTGCTCAAACTAGCTTTTTGTCAGAATCTGCATATACTGCTCCAGATGTGAACTCATTTGTCCAGAATCATG ATGTAGGATCTTCAAGTGCATCCTTGGTGGACCCCCTTTGCTCAGCTGTGCCATCTAGTATTCCTGAAAATCTGTGTTCTTTACCAAATCTAAACTATGGAGACCCAGTTGTTCCTATTACAATTGAACCTAAGAAAGACAATGTGCTACATACCCCTTATATTTACAATATGCCagctgaagaagaaaatattgcCAGGCAAACAGCTGATAACGATGTCTCAGAGGATAAAGTTTCTAGGCGATCAGCCTCTCTTAGGGATTATAGTGTGTCGTTGCCCAGTCACACTATTCTTTCTGGAAAAGATAGTCTTCAGAAATGTTCATTTCTGATAGAGGTGAAGGCTGGGGCTGACCTACAAATTCTAAGTAAAGAAAATACTGCTCAAAGTCTATCTCCTGTATTTGGCCATAGAACAGAATCCCACTTCCAGGATTCTAtttattgtaggcaaaattttgttgaagaaACACAACTAGAAAGCTTGGTGAAGCACTTTCCCTGTGATAAACTGCAGCCAAAGCTATTACAATGTGAAAATCAAAGTACCCAAAAGCAACCAACGCGGAAACGAGTTCACTTTTCTGAAAAGGAAACAAACATTCCAGACAACAAAAAAGTTCGGAAGTTGCAAACTGCATCAAAACCTT GCTATTCTACTAAAGCTGCGAAAAGGTTAACTAGACCCAGTGCTCATCTTGAGTCTAGAGCTCAACAGATGGACAGATATTTAAGAGTGAACTTggataagaagaaaaaaaggttgATATTTCAGCATATGGAATTTTTGCTTACTGGATTCTCTCAgcaaaaggaaaaggaaattgATGGTCTCATTAGAAAATATGGTGGCATAGTTCTCTCTCAAATTCCATCTGCAAACGCAAAGGGAAAGAGAAGCTCTAGGTCCAAGTCTCGGGCCCTTCCAgttgttttatgtttaaagAAG ATACAATCATTCAAGTTTTTGTATGGATGTGCTGTGAATGCATATGTACTCAGAGTTAATTGGCTTATTGATTCCATTGCAGCAGGTTTTGTCGTGCAGCCAAACAG GTACATGATCCTGCCCATGAATATAAGCAGAAATGACCAAGTTTATACAGCTGTCAAGTACAACACTCATTCTCTTGTTTTTAACAATCTTGGAGTCATGCTTCATGGAAAGACcaaatattttacaaacattACTACCATTCTCAAG CATGGTGGTGGGCAGATTTTCAAAACTCTGCAAGGTTTGATACAGACTCTTGAGACTGGGAAAATTTCAATGGCTGTACTTGTTGCTGAGGAGGAGAGTTGTGCTTCTCGTCACTTGAGACAATGTGCCATGGACCAGAATATACATGTAACG TCGGTTTACTGGATCATAAAGTGCTTATTTGCCGGACAACTTATTCCGTTGGAGGAGAAAGGGAATTCACGGCATTCACCTGCTATTCAGCTTCAAAGGCACCTGGAACCCTTGGAATTGAGTCaagaaatatga
- the LOC125192293 gene encoding uncharacterized protein LOC125192293 isoform X1 — translation MGRLAGFRPPQFSEEDTWLPVWLQQCNEEGFDAETMEEDYITFEKRVEEFRDFNSGDSLRDKGGCDIGQLFISGTDSSPFSCAHSANDVEHFCLCLSSDSDSENAVLSYDACETERNYPVVAQPIGTLEVRKDANLSTYPDAGAVNCTLMEESERDDKKIELLKFNDNVHFSEAASDAVELCIAASEALVINELINSDSLEKSSSASAILEASLKLKQARLEVWESTFAHSFSMTSDMDNLSDLDDVTMEIVYEDAGIHFSELPGNELSVSRVKDTLESEHNDEVEHKNTSASVCENSGNYNFDNGIQLKKAFAAVYSGSDAQEMVNCSLSCDVGTDAGHCNDFSRAVKFQENCIPSVSAEEVNTLTPESNPNKSYVSSSPIMRLRDRENDYCIPNIVQQRFQSRWLGGWSSNNEVKCATKKCSIPKPFVAQTSFLSESAYTAPDVNSFVQNHGKQALVASQLSIRSENFSGANDVMLLSQDVGSSSASLVDPLCSAVPSSIPENLCSLPNLNYGDPVVPITIEPKKDNVLHTPYIYNMPAEEENIARQTADNDVSEDKVSRRSASLRDYSVSLPSHTILSGKDSLQKCSFLIEVKAGADLQILSKENTAQSLSPVFGHRTESHFQDSIYCRQNFVEETQLESLVKHFPCDKLQPKLLQCENQSTQKQPTRKRVHFSEKETNIPDNKKVRKLQTASKPCYSTKAAKRLTRPSAHLESRAQQMDRYLRVNLDKKKKRLIFQHMEFLLTGFSQQKEKEIDGLIRKYGGIVLSQIPSANAKGKRSSRSKSRALPVVLCLKKIQSFKFLYGCAVNAYVLRVNWLIDSIAAGFVVQPNRYMILPMNISRNDQVYTAVKYNTHSLVFNNLGVMLHGKTKYFTNITTILKHGGGQIFKTLQGLIQTLETGKISMAVLVAEEESCASRHLRQCAMDQNIHVTSVYWIIKCLFAGQLIPLEEKGNSRHSPAIQLQRHLEPLELSQEI, via the exons ATGGGAAGATTAGCTGGTTTTCGCCCTCCACAATTCTCCGAG GAGGATACGTGGTTGCCTGTCTGGCTTCAGCAATGCAATGAGGAAGGGTTCGATGCCGAGACCATGGAGGAAGATTACATAACATTTGAGAAGCGGGTTGAG GAATTTAGAGACTTTAACAGTGGAGATTCGTTGAGGGACAAAGGTGGATGTGATATTGGTCAATTATTTATCTCTGGAACTGATAGTTCTCCCTTCAGTTGTGCTCACTCTGCTAATGAT GTAGAACACTTTTGTCTTTGTCTGTCATCAGATAGTGATTCAGAAAATGCAGTTCTAAGTTATGATGCATGTGAAACAGAGCGTAATTATCCTGTTGTGGCTCAACCTATTGGAACTTTAGAAGTTCGGAAGGATGCTAATTTAAGTACATATCCGGATGCTGGTGCAGTAAATTGCACTCTAATGGAAGAGTCGGAGAGGGATGATAAAAAGATCGAACTGCTGAAGTTTAATGACAATGTACATTTCTCTGAAGCTGCATCTGATGCCGTAGAGCTTTGTATTGCAGCATCTGAAGCACTGGTCATTAATGAATTAATCAACAGTGATTCACTTGAAAAATCTTCCTCAGCTTCAGCTATACTTGAAGCTTCCCTTAAGCTAAAGCAAGCACGGTTGGAAGTTTGGGAAAGCACCTTTGCTCACTCATTTTCCATGACAAGTGACATGGATAATTTATCTGACTTGGATGATGTAACTATGGAAATTGTGTATGAAGATGCTGGTATTCACTTCAGTGAGTTGCCTGGAAATGAGTTAAGTGTATCTCGAGTTAAGGATACTTTGGAATCTGAGCATAATGATGAAGTTGAACACAAGAATACTAGTGCTTCTGTTTGTGAAAATTCAGGTAACTATAATTTTGACAATGGCATACAATTGAAAAAGGCTTTTGCTGCCGTATATAGTGGCAGTGATGCACAAGAGATGGTAAATTGTAGTCTATCTTGTGATGTGGGCACTGATGCTGGTCACTGCAATGATTTCTCGAGGGCTGTTAAATTTCAGGAAAACTGCATTCCTTCAGTTTCAGCAGAG GAAGTCAATACACTCACACCAGAAAGCAATCCAAATAAAAGTTATGTGAGCTCTTCTCCTATTATGAGGCTTCGAGATAGGG AAAACGATTATTGTATACCAAACATTGTTCAACAAAGGTTCCAGAGCCGTTGGCTTGGTGGATGGTCAAGCAAT AATGAAGTGAAGTGTGCAACTAAGAAATGCAGCATTCCAAAACCTTTTGTTGCTCAAACTAGCTTTTTGTCAGAATCTGCATATACTGCTCCAGATGTGAACTCATTTGTCCAGAATCATGGTAAACAGGCCTTAGTAGCTTCTCAGCTGAGCATACGCAGCGAAAATTTTTCTGGAGCAAATGATGTTATGTTGCTTTCTCAAGATGTAGGATCTTCAAGTGCATCCTTGGTGGACCCCCTTTGCTCAGCTGTGCCATCTAGTATTCCTGAAAATCTGTGTTCTTTACCAAATCTAAACTATGGAGACCCAGTTGTTCCTATTACAATTGAACCTAAGAAAGACAATGTGCTACATACCCCTTATATTTACAATATGCCagctgaagaagaaaatattgcCAGGCAAACAGCTGATAACGATGTCTCAGAGGATAAAGTTTCTAGGCGATCAGCCTCTCTTAGGGATTATAGTGTGTCGTTGCCCAGTCACACTATTCTTTCTGGAAAAGATAGTCTTCAGAAATGTTCATTTCTGATAGAGGTGAAGGCTGGGGCTGACCTACAAATTCTAAGTAAAGAAAATACTGCTCAAAGTCTATCTCCTGTATTTGGCCATAGAACAGAATCCCACTTCCAGGATTCTAtttattgtaggcaaaattttgttgaagaaACACAACTAGAAAGCTTGGTGAAGCACTTTCCCTGTGATAAACTGCAGCCAAAGCTATTACAATGTGAAAATCAAAGTACCCAAAAGCAACCAACGCGGAAACGAGTTCACTTTTCTGAAAAGGAAACAAACATTCCAGACAACAAAAAAGTTCGGAAGTTGCAAACTGCATCAAAACCTT GCTATTCTACTAAAGCTGCGAAAAGGTTAACTAGACCCAGTGCTCATCTTGAGTCTAGAGCTCAACAGATGGACAGATATTTAAGAGTGAACTTggataagaagaaaaaaaggttgATATTTCAGCATATGGAATTTTTGCTTACTGGATTCTCTCAgcaaaaggaaaaggaaattgATGGTCTCATTAGAAAATATGGTGGCATAGTTCTCTCTCAAATTCCATCTGCAAACGCAAAGGGAAAGAGAAGCTCTAGGTCCAAGTCTCGGGCCCTTCCAgttgttttatgtttaaagAAG ATACAATCATTCAAGTTTTTGTATGGATGTGCTGTGAATGCATATGTACTCAGAGTTAATTGGCTTATTGATTCCATTGCAGCAGGTTTTGTCGTGCAGCCAAACAG GTACATGATCCTGCCCATGAATATAAGCAGAAATGACCAAGTTTATACAGCTGTCAAGTACAACACTCATTCTCTTGTTTTTAACAATCTTGGAGTCATGCTTCATGGAAAGACcaaatattttacaaacattACTACCATTCTCAAG CATGGTGGTGGGCAGATTTTCAAAACTCTGCAAGGTTTGATACAGACTCTTGAGACTGGGAAAATTTCAATGGCTGTACTTGTTGCTGAGGAGGAGAGTTGTGCTTCTCGTCACTTGAGACAATGTGCCATGGACCAGAATATACATGTAACG TCGGTTTACTGGATCATAAAGTGCTTATTTGCCGGACAACTTATTCCGTTGGAGGAGAAAGGGAATTCACGGCATTCACCTGCTATTCAGCTTCAAAGGCACCTGGAACCCTTGGAATTGAGTCaagaaatatga
- the LOC125192293 gene encoding uncharacterized protein LOC125192293 isoform X3, producing the protein MEESERDDKKIELLKFNDNVHFSEAASDAVELCIAASEALVINELINSDSLEKSSSASAILEASLKLKQARLEVWESTFAHSFSMTSDMDNLSDLDDVTMEIVYEDAGIHFSELPGNELSVSRVKDTLESEHNDEVEHKNTSASVCENSGNYNFDNGIQLKKAFAAVYSGSDAQEMVNCSLSCDVGTDAGHCNDFSRAVKFQENCIPSVSAEEVNTLTPESNPNKSYVSSSPIMRLRDRENDYCIPNIVQQRFQSRWLGGWSSNNEVKCATKKCSIPKPFVAQTSFLSESAYTAPDVNSFVQNHGKQALVASQLSIRSENFSGANDVMLLSQDVGSSSASLVDPLCSAVPSSIPENLCSLPNLNYGDPVVPITIEPKKDNVLHTPYIYNMPAEEENIARQTADNDVSEDKVSRRSASLRDYSVSLPSHTILSGKDSLQKCSFLIEVKAGADLQILSKENTAQSLSPVFGHRTESHFQDSIYCRQNFVEETQLESLVKHFPCDKLQPKLLQCENQSTQKQPTRKRVHFSEKETNIPDNKKVRKLQTASKPCYSTKAAKRLTRPSAHLESRAQQMDRYLRVNLDKKKKRLIFQHMEFLLTGFSQQKEKEIDGLIRKYGGIVLSQIPSANAKGKRSSRSKSRALPVVLCLKKIQSFKFLYGCAVNAYVLRVNWLIDSIAAGFVVQPNRYMILPMNISRNDQVYTAVKYNTHSLVFNNLGVMLHGKTKYFTNITTILKHGGGQIFKTLQGLIQTLETGKISMAVLVAEEESCASRHLRQCAMDQNIHVTSVYWIIKCLFAGQLIPLEEKGNSRHSPAIQLQRHLEPLELSQEI; encoded by the exons ATGGAAGAGTCGGAGAGGGATGATAAAAAGATCGAACTGCTGAAGTTTAATGACAATGTACATTTCTCTGAAGCTGCATCTGATGCCGTAGAGCTTTGTATTGCAGCATCTGAAGCACTGGTCATTAATGAATTAATCAACAGTGATTCACTTGAAAAATCTTCCTCAGCTTCAGCTATACTTGAAGCTTCCCTTAAGCTAAAGCAAGCACGGTTGGAAGTTTGGGAAAGCACCTTTGCTCACTCATTTTCCATGACAAGTGACATGGATAATTTATCTGACTTGGATGATGTAACTATGGAAATTGTGTATGAAGATGCTGGTATTCACTTCAGTGAGTTGCCTGGAAATGAGTTAAGTGTATCTCGAGTTAAGGATACTTTGGAATCTGAGCATAATGATGAAGTTGAACACAAGAATACTAGTGCTTCTGTTTGTGAAAATTCAGGTAACTATAATTTTGACAATGGCATACAATTGAAAAAGGCTTTTGCTGCCGTATATAGTGGCAGTGATGCACAAGAGATGGTAAATTGTAGTCTATCTTGTGATGTGGGCACTGATGCTGGTCACTGCAATGATTTCTCGAGGGCTGTTAAATTTCAGGAAAACTGCATTCCTTCAGTTTCAGCAGAG GAAGTCAATACACTCACACCAGAAAGCAATCCAAATAAAAGTTATGTGAGCTCTTCTCCTATTATGAGGCTTCGAGATAGGG AAAACGATTATTGTATACCAAACATTGTTCAACAAAGGTTCCAGAGCCGTTGGCTTGGTGGATGGTCAAGCAAT AATGAAGTGAAGTGTGCAACTAAGAAATGCAGCATTCCAAAACCTTTTGTTGCTCAAACTAGCTTTTTGTCAGAATCTGCATATACTGCTCCAGATGTGAACTCATTTGTCCAGAATCATGGTAAACAGGCCTTAGTAGCTTCTCAGCTGAGCATACGCAGCGAAAATTTTTCTGGAGCAAATGATGTTATGTTGCTTTCTCAAGATGTAGGATCTTCAAGTGCATCCTTGGTGGACCCCCTTTGCTCAGCTGTGCCATCTAGTATTCCTGAAAATCTGTGTTCTTTACCAAATCTAAACTATGGAGACCCAGTTGTTCCTATTACAATTGAACCTAAGAAAGACAATGTGCTACATACCCCTTATATTTACAATATGCCagctgaagaagaaaatattgcCAGGCAAACAGCTGATAACGATGTCTCAGAGGATAAAGTTTCTAGGCGATCAGCCTCTCTTAGGGATTATAGTGTGTCGTTGCCCAGTCACACTATTCTTTCTGGAAAAGATAGTCTTCAGAAATGTTCATTTCTGATAGAGGTGAAGGCTGGGGCTGACCTACAAATTCTAAGTAAAGAAAATACTGCTCAAAGTCTATCTCCTGTATTTGGCCATAGAACAGAATCCCACTTCCAGGATTCTAtttattgtaggcaaaattttgttgaagaaACACAACTAGAAAGCTTGGTGAAGCACTTTCCCTGTGATAAACTGCAGCCAAAGCTATTACAATGTGAAAATCAAAGTACCCAAAAGCAACCAACGCGGAAACGAGTTCACTTTTCTGAAAAGGAAACAAACATTCCAGACAACAAAAAAGTTCGGAAGTTGCAAACTGCATCAAAACCTT GCTATTCTACTAAAGCTGCGAAAAGGTTAACTAGACCCAGTGCTCATCTTGAGTCTAGAGCTCAACAGATGGACAGATATTTAAGAGTGAACTTggataagaagaaaaaaaggttgATATTTCAGCATATGGAATTTTTGCTTACTGGATTCTCTCAgcaaaaggaaaaggaaattgATGGTCTCATTAGAAAATATGGTGGCATAGTTCTCTCTCAAATTCCATCTGCAAACGCAAAGGGAAAGAGAAGCTCTAGGTCCAAGTCTCGGGCCCTTCCAgttgttttatgtttaaagAAG ATACAATCATTCAAGTTTTTGTATGGATGTGCTGTGAATGCATATGTACTCAGAGTTAATTGGCTTATTGATTCCATTGCAGCAGGTTTTGTCGTGCAGCCAAACAG GTACATGATCCTGCCCATGAATATAAGCAGAAATGACCAAGTTTATACAGCTGTCAAGTACAACACTCATTCTCTTGTTTTTAACAATCTTGGAGTCATGCTTCATGGAAAGACcaaatattttacaaacattACTACCATTCTCAAG CATGGTGGTGGGCAGATTTTCAAAACTCTGCAAGGTTTGATACAGACTCTTGAGACTGGGAAAATTTCAATGGCTGTACTTGTTGCTGAGGAGGAGAGTTGTGCTTCTCGTCACTTGAGACAATGTGCCATGGACCAGAATATACATGTAACG TCGGTTTACTGGATCATAAAGTGCTTATTTGCCGGACAACTTATTCCGTTGGAGGAGAAAGGGAATTCACGGCATTCACCTGCTATTCAGCTTCAAAGGCACCTGGAACCCTTGGAATTGAGTCaagaaatatga
- the LOC125192643 gene encoding probable carboxylesterase 17, with translation MSQERKVVEKISGWLRIFDDGTVDRTWTGPPTVKFMMDPVPPHNDFIDGVAVADATTDSGLKVRIYLPEKKPDDPEKLPLLVHFHGGGFCLSDADWFMYYTVYKRLAREARAIVVSPYLRQAPEHRLPAACDDGFSALEWLARAGPHHPWLDGAADFGRIFLIGDSSGGNIAHQVAARAGDAGVKLAGAVLMHTDFCRTQRSKSEMEKAETPFLTPEMMDKMLEMALPEGATKEHPITCPMGEAAPPLETVRLPPYLYCMADHDLVRDREMEFYEAMKKAGKEIELFTSHDVGHSFYLNKVAVDSDPKVAEETRKLFEVITRFINTH, from the coding sequence ATGTCGCAAGAGAGAAAAGTGGTGGAAAAGATTTCCGGTTGGCTCCGAATATTCGACGATGGCACGGTGGACCGGACCTGGACCGGTCCACCCACGGTCAAGTTCATGATGGACCCCGTGCCGCCCCACAACGACTTCATAGACGGCGTCGCCGTCGCGGACGCCACCACCGACTCCGGCCTCAAAGTCCGCATCTACCTACCCGAAAAGAAGCCCGACGACCCCGAAAAGCTCCCCCTCCTCGTCCACTTCCACGGCGGCGGCTTCTGCCTCAGCGATGCCGACTGGTTCATGTACTACACCGTCTACAAGCGCCTGGCGCGTGAGGCACGCGCCATCGTGGTCTCGCCCTACCTCCGCCAGGCCCCCGAGCACCGCCTCCCCGCCGCCTGCGACGACGGCTTCTCCGCCCTCGAGTGGCTCGCCCGGGCCGGGCCCCACCACCCCTGGCTCGACGGCGCCGCCGACTTCGGCCGGATTTTTCTCATCGGAGACAGCTCCGGCGGGAACATCGCGCACCAGGTGGCGGCGCGTGCGGGGGACGCGGGGGTGAAGCTGGCCGGGGCGGTGCTGATGCACACGGACTTCTGCCGGACGCAGCGGAGCAAGTCGGAGATGGAGAAGGCGGAGACGCCGTTTCTGACGCCGGAGATGATGGACAAGATGCTGGAGATGGCGCTGCCGGAGGGGGCCACGAAGGAGCACCCGATCACGTGCCCGATGGGGGAGGCGGCGCCGCCGCTGGAGACGGTGAGGCTGCCGCCGTATCTGTACTGCATGGCGGATCATGATCTGGTGAGGGATAGGGAGATGGAGTTCTATGAGGCGATGAAGAAGGCGGGGAAGGAGATTGAGCTGTTTACGAGCCACGACGTCGGCCATAGCTTCTACCTCAACAAGGTCGCCGTTGATTCAGACCCCAAAGTGGCAGAGGAGACTCGGAAGCTGTTTGAAGTGATCACTCGCTTTATCAAcacccattga